The Halococcus saccharolyticus DSM 5350 genomic sequence TTGGAGAAGCCGGTGCCGATGTCCGTGCCACGACCAACATGGACGAGTTCGCGTACTTCACGACGGGTGAGACATGCGCCCACGGACCGACTAACAATCCCGTTGCTCCAGGACACGTTCCCGGTGGCTCTTCGAGCGGGAGCGGCGCGGCGGTCGCTGCGGGACTCCTTGACGCTGCATTGGGGAGTGATACTGGTGGTAGCGTCCGCATTCCTGCGTCATACTGTGGCGTCGTCGGGCTGAAACCGACCCATAGCGCAGTTTCGCGCTTCGGCTTTGTCGACTTGGCACCGTCCCTCGATCATGTCGGCATACTGGCGGAGTCGATTGACATCACAGGGCGGGTGTTCGAAACCATTGCTGGGCCTGACTACCGCGATCCCTCGACACGAGGGATGCCAACTCGCGGAGATATTGCGCTTCCAACCGATATGGAGGGAATGCATCTCGGCGTTGTTGACGAGGCGATGAATGATGCGGCCGACGCGGTCGAAAAACAGATCGACACCGGCACCGAAACCCTCGCCGACATTGGTGTGAAGACTGATCGCGTTTCGCTACCGACCTTCAGAACGATAACCCCAGCACTACTGGCGACTGTTGGTCTAGAATTCGCCCATCTTATCGCCGACAGTGGACAGGTCTACGGCACAGGAACGGGATACAGCGAGCGGCTTCGGGCGGCGATTGATGATCTCTCGGTGGAGCAACTCGGCGACAACGTTACCGGACAGCTCCTGACACATGGCGGCCTGTTGGCCTCTTCGGGCGAGCAGCACTACATCGGAGCACAGCGTGTTCGTGAGCAGTTCATCGACGAAGTAGAGGACGCCTTAGCAAAGTACGATGCACTCGTTCTCCCAACAACGCCAACGGTAGCACCGGAGTTTGGCTCAGTTACTGATGACGAGGCGTTCCTACGGACGGTTTCTCACACTGCACCGTTCGACGCTACTGGCCATCCTGCGCTGTCGGTTCCTTATGGTGAGGTGGATGGTCGCCCAGTCGGATTCCAAATCGTTACTGCTTGTCATAGTGAGGCGACTGCGCTCGGTCTTGGCACTGAGCTTGAAGATCAATAGCGACACACAGTTACGAGACATCATCCACTTGACGTCTGAAACGAATCCGATGAGATCATCGGCTTCTATTCAGTGTGACGAACCGTATTATAATTGCCCTCTCAGCCGATTAGAGAAACCCAGCGACGACGAGTAGTGCTATCGAGACCGCACTCCCTCCGAGAAACCACGGTCGTGCTTTCGTGGCTGCTGCGACCGCTGACTGCTCCGGTTGGTCGCTGGTCAACCGGCGGAAGCCGAAGAAAAGCACGACTGCGAGGACGAGCCACAGACCGACCATCGCCAGTACGAGATTCCCGCGGCCGGTTGACTGGAGCGTTTCGGCGGTATAGAGTGTCCCTGCGAGATGCCCACCACTGAACAACAATAGGAGGACTGAACCGACCATAAGATACCAGAACCGTCGTGCGATGAGCGTCAGCCCTTCCGTACTCAGCAACTCGCTGCGTGCTGCCGGGATAACAGCGCCTGCAACCACGAGTGTACCACCCGTCCACAGCGCAGCGAAGATCGTGTGGATGGTCATCACTATATCGAGGACACTCGTCATCGGTGAACCCTCGTGCTCAGCGGTTTGCCCATCGTAATGGCGTTGCTCGGTCGGGGTGCTGCGCCAACTTCAATTATACGTTCAGTGTCTCGTGGATCGACTCGGGTGATGGCTTCGTGCGTCATCGGTGTCGTATTCGAAGCTGGAGGATAAACATCGATGGGGGCGTCCCAGATGTTGGGAGTGGCATCTGTAGACAAGCAGAAATCGCACGGAGGGATTGGAATCGGGCTATTCCAGCTATCTGGGAATGACCGAGACTCCTATACCCTCTCCGCCGAAAGAATCGAGTACGACAAGACATGAGTGCCGCCGACTCTCGAAACAGAATCACAGCATACAGCACCTGAGATGAGCGAGCAACACAGTGGGTCGAATCGATTATCACTGATCCCGTCGAATACTGGCTCGACTAACTCATCTACCGAAATGGCCCGATGGTCGTCCGACGAACTCGACGAATCCGACGGGTCCGCTCTCCCGCCAGTGTTGCAGTCACTCGACGACAGTACCTGTCGAGAGATTCTCACTCGGTTAAACGAGCCGAAATCGGCAAGCGACCTGTGTGAGGACTGTGATCTCTCTAGCTCGACGGTGTATCGGAAACTCGAACTACTCCGCGAATCGGCGCTCGTTCGAGAGTATACGGAAGTTCGAC encodes the following:
- a CDS encoding amidase, with amino-acid sequence MSSDPFRLIGQAAESYGITLSDEALEEYAAEFNSMLKGYKALEATDPVDEPATDVSEADDDLNALRHTFSLPIDAENDSLADLELGVKENIAVAGVPMTCGSAALSYTPETNATVVRRLGEAGADVRATTNMDEFAYFTTGETCAHGPTNNPVAPGHVPGGSSSGSGAAVAAGLLDAALGSDTGGSVRIPASYCGVVGLKPTHSAVSRFGFVDLAPSLDHVGILAESIDITGRVFETIAGPDYRDPSTRGMPTRGDIALPTDMEGMHLGVVDEAMNDAADAVEKQIDTGTETLADIGVKTDRVSLPTFRTITPALLATVGLEFAHLIADSGQVYGTGTGYSERLRAAIDDLSVEQLGDNVTGQLLTHGGLLASSGEQHYIGAQRVREQFIDEVEDALAKYDALVLPTTPTVAPEFGSVTDDEAFLRTVSHTAPFDATGHPALSVPYGEVDGRPVGFQIVTACHSEATALGLGTELEDQ
- a CDS encoding CopD family protein, with translation MTSVLDIVMTIHTIFAALWTGGTLVVAGAVIPAARSELLSTEGLTLIARRFWYLMVGSVLLLLFSGGHLAGTLYTAETLQSTGRGNLVLAMVGLWLVLAVVLFFGFRRLTSDQPEQSAVAAATKARPWFLGGSAVSIALLVVAGFL
- a CDS encoding winged helix-turn-helix domain-containing protein; the protein is MARWSSDELDESDGSALPPVLQSLDDSTCREILTRLNEPKSASDLCEDCDLSSSTVYRKLELLRESALVREYTEVRRNGPNVTLYERDFAEISIGIDDTGEFSMTVTRPETDPEDRLATFWSAMKEQS